A single genomic interval of Apis cerana isolate GH-2021 linkage group LG14, AcerK_1.0, whole genome shotgun sequence harbors:
- the LOC107998702 gene encoding uridine 5'-monophosphate synthase, whose protein sequence is MLKNLDAMDAELKELAIALYEIDAFKFGDFVTKVGLKTPIYFDLRVLISYPKIMVRLAKILWTFAEECSDITQICGVPYTALPLATLISADSNVPMLIKRKETKAYGTKKIIEGNFKQGDHCVIIEDVVTSGSSILETAFILRKEGLKVTDTFVVIDREQNGKKNIEHHGIRMRSLYTTTRLMAYLLEANKITPKIVKNVTDYLLKFQAPIIPVQDKRLKTPFHIRSTKTKNAIASKLFNLMETKQSTICLAADLTKANDIIEIADLIGPHIVLFKTHVDILEDFSYDFIKRLKDLAKKHEFLLMEDRKFADIGNTVSLQYEKGIYKISEWADIVTVHAVAGPNIIDGLKNSLKNINEPRGLFILAEMSSKGALTVNEYAQSAVSIAQSSDMVTGIVCQSNIFSNLGLIQLTPGVKLSKTSDNLGQQYNIPESVVNSGADLAVIGRGITEAQDKLAATLQYKKELWTAYLKRISN, encoded by the exons atgttgaaaaatttagatGCAATGGATGCTGAATTAAAAGAGCTAGCTATAGCACTTTATGAAATAGATGCATTTAAATTTGGTGATTTTGTAACTAAAGTTGGTCTTAAAACtccaatatattttgatctaagagtattaatatcatatccaAAAATAATG gTTCGCTTGGCAAAAATACTATGGACATTTGCAGAAGAATGTTCAGACATAACACAAATTTGTGGTGTTCCTTATACAGCTTTACCATTAGCAACATTAATTTCTGCAGACTCTAATGTGCCCAtgttaataaaacgaaaagaaacaaaagcaTATGGTACAAAAAAGATCATAGAGGGTAATTTTAAGCAAGGAGATCATTGTGTGATTATTGAAGATGTGGTTACAAGTGGTAGCAGTATTTTAGAAACagcatttattttaagaaaagaaggtTTAAAAGTAACAGACACATTTGTTGTAATTGATAGAGAACAAAAtggtaagaaaaatatagagcATCATGGAATTAGAATGAGGAGTTTATATACAACTACTAGACTTATGGCATATTTGTTAGAAGCTAACAAGATTACTccaaaaatagttaaaaatgtgaccgattatttattaaaatttcaagcaCCAATCATTCCTGTTCAag ataaaCGGTTAAAAACTCCATTTCATATTCGTAGCACAAAGACCAAAAATGCAATTGCTTCCAAGTTGTTTAATTTGATGGAAACAAAGCAATCCACTATATGTCTAGCAGCAGATTTAACTAAAGCAAatgatattatagaaatagctGATTTAATAGGACCACATATTGTGTTATTTAAAACACATGTAGATATATTAGAAGATTTTAgctatgattttattaaacgttTGAAAGATTTAGCTAAAaaacatgaatttttattaatggaaGATAGAAAATTTGCCGATATCGGAAATACGGTATCTTTACAATATGAAAAaggcatttataaaatatctgaatGGGCAGATATTGTTACAGTGCATGCAGTTGCAGGTCCAAATATTATAGATGGCttgaaaaatagtttaaaaaatataaatgaacctCGTGGTTTGTTTATATTAGCGGAAATGTCTTCCAAAGGAGCTTTGACGGTTAATGAATATGCGCAGAGCGCTGTATCTATCGCACAAAGTTCGGATATGGTGACTGGAATTGTTTgtcaatcaaatattttctcaaatttggGACTTATTCAATTGACACCAGGCGTGAAACTGTCGAAAACTTCTGATAATTTAGGGCAACAGTACAATATACCAGAATCTGTTGTAAATTCTGGAGCTGATTTAGCTGTAATTGGTAGAGGTATTACTGAAGCTCAAGATAAATTGGCTGCTACTTTACAATACAAAAAAGAACTTTGGACAGCTTATCTGAAacgaatatcaaattaa